In Brassica rapa cultivar Chiifu-401-42 chromosome A06, CAAS_Brap_v3.01, whole genome shotgun sequence, a single window of DNA contains:
- the LOC103874439 gene encoding uncharacterized protein LOC103874439 produces MVRLFLTFAILCGLYNEAYGKSSIDIDMKLKALNKPALKTIKSEDGDIIDCVDIYKQHAFDHPALRNHKIQMKPSVVFGTTKTTIPNNGTSKPITSQIWSKSGTCPKGTVPVRRVSREDIMRASSPSHFGRKTPRRYDFLDNALKHKGNFNITAERIRQPRPKDRSEAILIAIGYNYLGAQSDINVWNPPGVQFNDYSSSQIWLLAGLSDKFETIEAGWVVNPHVFGDSHTRLFTYWTKDSYATTGCTNLLCSGFVQTTTRFALGAAVEPVSTPSSEQYHITVSMYLDPNTLNWWLTCGDNVIGYWPGNLFTYLKHSATAVQWGGEVYSTNVRKKPHTKTTMGSGRWPSYLYGEACFHTNVRIKDYSLQIKYPPYLSEYSDEYDCYSTKLNRETYRAEPVFFFGGPGQNRFCP; encoded by the exons ATGGTCAGATTATTCTTAACCTTTGCGATTTTGTGTGGCCTTTACAATGAAGCCTACGGTAAATCTTCTATAGATATAGATATGAAGTTGAAGGCTCTTAATAAGCCAGCGTTGAAGACCATCAAG AGTGAAGATGGGGACATTATAGATTGTGTAGATATCTACAAACAACATGCCTTTGATCATCCCGCCTTAAGAAACCACAAAATTCAG ATGAAACCAAGTGTGGTGTTTGGTACAACGAAGACCACTATACCAAACAACGGTACTTCTAAACCAATCACTTCTCAGATTTGGTCCAAATCTGGAACTTGTCCCAAAGGGACAGTACCTGTTCGTAGAGTCAGTAGAGAAGACATAATGAGAGCCTCCTCACCGTCTCATTTTGGAAGAAAAACTCCTCGAAGATACGACTTTCTCGACAACGCACTTAAACACAAGGGTAATTTCAATATAACAGCTGAAAGAATACGCCAACCCCGCCCAAAGGACCGATCG GAGGCGATCCTTATCGCTATAGGGTACAATTATCTTGGTGCTCAATCTGATATAAACGTCTGGAACCCTCCGGGAGTCCAGTTTAACGACTACAGTTCTTCTCAGATATGGCTGCTTGCTGGCCTCTCAGATAAATTTGAGACCATTGAAGCTGGTTGGGTG GTGAATCCACACGTTTTCGGAGATTCCCACACACGCCTATTCACCTACTGGACT AAAGACTCATACGCTACAACAGGCTGCACCAACCTCTTGTGCTCCGGTTTTGTCCAAACAACAACTAGATTCGCCCTGGGTGCAGCCGTAGAGCCCGTTTCAACTCCCTCGAGTGAACAATATCACATCACTGTTAGCATGTACCTG GATCCGAACACCCTAAACTGGTGGTTGACTTGCGGAGACAACGTGATAGGGTACTGGCCGGGAAATCTCTTCACATACTTAAAACACAGCGCCACCGCAGTGCAGTGGGGTGGAGAAGTGTATAGCACTAACGTGAGGAAGAAGCCACACACAAAAACTACAATGGGAAGTGGAAGATGGCCATCTTACCTCTATGGCGAAGCTTGTTTCCACACCAACGTTAGGATCAAAGACTATTCCCTGCAGATTAAGTATCCCCCGTATCTATCCGAGTACTCTGATGAGTATGATTGTTATTCTACAAAGCTTAACCGGGAAACGTATAGGGCAGAGCCTGTTTTCTTCTTTGGAGGACCTGGTCAGAATCGATTTTGTCCTTAA
- the LOC103874440 gene encoding glycosyltransferase BC10 has translation MSQRLVVIGRLWNLTFSDSWSLHFQHAKLKFTYNGHRYPPFIARLLHSSLSQKFRSFNRSRIITLIIQTSISEMLSRAVQLEEGKEILVTCGRTGLNKAFPIKLLLLLVFFLAFTVAFIIITVSTIKYYGINSVVTSVTSGFVPCGAEPNVLDKWIKPPLALMHNMSDEELLWLASFMPQRKDYPFTRVPKIAFMFLTLGPLPFAPLWERLLKGYEKHYSVYIHSQVSSSAEFPASSVFYRRQIPSQVAEWGRMTICDAERRLLANALLDISNEWFVLLSESCIPLYNFTTIYGYISKSKHSFMGSFDDPSPYGRGRYNGNMSPEVSIEQWRKGSQWFEVNRELAVSLVKDTLYYPKFKEFCTPACYVDEHYFPTMLTIEKPAALANRSLTWVDWSRGGAHPATFGEPDINEDFFAKIMKGDNCTYNGESTSMCSLFARKFSPSALEPLIQIAPKILSF, from the exons ATGTCTCAGAGGTTGGTTGTAATAGGACGGCTTTGGAACCTAACCTTCTCTGACTCGTGGAGTCTTCACTTCCAACATGCCAAACTCAAATTTACCTATAATGGTCACCGGTATCCGCCTTTTATAGCACGACTTCTCCATTCATCTCTCTCACAGAAGTTTAGGAGTTTTAACAGAAGCAGAATCATAACgcttattattcaaacttctATTTCAGAGATGCTGAGCAGGGCTGTTCAGTTGGAAGAAGGTAAAGAAATTCTTGTTACCTGTGGCCGGACAGGGCTAAATAAGGCGTTTCCCATCAAactgcttcttctgcttgtatTTTTTCTAGCTTTTACAGTTGCCTTCATCATCATTACTGTATCCACAATCAAGTACTATGGAATCAATAGCGTGGTGACCTCAGTCACTTCTGGCTTCGTGCCTTGTGGTGCGGAACCAAATGTTTTGGATAAATGGATTAAACCTCCTCTAGCTCTCATGCATAATATGAGCGATGAAGAGCTTCTTTGGCTGGCCTCTTTCATGCCTCAGAGGAAAGACTATCCGTTTACTAGGGTCCCGAAAATTGCGTTTATGTTCTTGACGTTGGGTCCCTTGCCGTTTGCACCGCTTTGGGAGAGGCTTCTCAAGGGTTATGAAAAGCATTACTCGGTGTACATCCATTCACAAGTATCTTCTTCGGCTGAGTTCCCAGCTTCCTCTGTATTCTACCGTCGGCAGATACCAAGTCAG GTTGCAGAATGGGGAAGAATGACAATATGTGACGCAGAGAGGCGGCTTCTTGCAAATGCATTGCTAGATATCTCAAACGAATGGTTTGTTCTCCTCTCCGAGTCATGCATTCCCCTCTACAACTTTACTACTATCTACGGTTACATAAGCAAATCAAAGCATAGCTTTATGGGTTCATTTGATGATCCTAGTCCCTATGGCCGAGGCCGCTACAATGGCAATATGTCCCCTGAAGTTTCCATAGAGCAATGGAGGAAAGGGTCTCAATGGTTTGAGGTTAACCGGGAGCTTGCAGTTTCACTTGTCAAAGATACCTTGTATTATCCTAAATTCAAAGAGTTCTGTACGCCAGCATGTTACGTGGACGAGCATTATTTCCCAACAATGTTGACGATTGAGAAACCAGCGGCATTGGCTAACCGCAGCTTGACTTGGGTAGACTGGTCGAGAGGTGGTGCCCACCCGGCTACATTTGGAGAGCCAGACATCAATGAGGACTTCTTTGCAAAGATCATGAAAGGTGACAACTGCACTTACAATGGAGAAAGCACATCCATGTGTTCACTCTTTGCTAGAAAGTTTTCTCCGAGTGCTTTGGAGCCTTTGATTCAGATTGCTCCTAAGATTCTGAGCTTTTGA
- the LOC103874441 gene encoding probable protein phosphatase 2C 72, with product MGHCFSLPSSSSEIHEENEHGDGNAVVCYGDEFGLDHYRPVHRPGSVCSIQGTKAINQDNAILYLGYGTEEAELCGVFDGHGKNGHMVSKMARNRLPSLLLTLKKELDEEPHACQEDEALKWEKACFNAFRLIDRELMLQVFNCSFSGSTAVVAITQGDDLMIANLGDSRAVLGTMTEDGEICAVQLTSDLTPDVPSEAERIRACRGRVHAMKAEPSSQRVWLPNQDIPGLAMSRAFGDFRLKDYGVIAVPEVSHHRITSKDRFLVLASDGVWDMLTNDEVVSLIWNSGKTQDMAAKLVAEVAEATWKKKLKSKKIDDITVICLFLQNKEQPSCTADV from the exons ATGGGTCATTGCTTCTCgttgccttcttcttcatcagagaTTCATGAGGAAAATGAACACGGTGATGGAAATGCGGTGGTGTGTTATGGAGATGAGTTCGGTTTAGATCACTACCGTCCGGTTCATCGACCCGGTTCTGTCTGCTCTATACAAGGAACCAAAGCGATTAACCAAGATAATGCTATTCTTTATCTG GGATATGGAACGGAGGAAGCAGAGCTATGTGGAGTGTTTGATGGACACGGGAAAAATGGGCACATGGTGAGTAAAATGGCGAGGAATAGATTACCATCACTTCTGTTAACACTAAAGAAGGAGCTGGACGAAGAACCTCATGCTTGTCAAGAAGATGAAGCTCTCAAGTGGGAGAAAGCTTGTTTTAATGCATTCAGACTCATTGACAGAGAGCTCATGCTCCAAGTCTTTAATTGCTCTTTCAGTGGCTCTACAGCTGTTGTTGCTATTACTCag GGAGATGACCTCATGATAGCTAACCTTGGTGATTCAAGGGCAGTGTTGGGGACAATGACTGAAGATGGTGAGATCTGCGCAGTTCAGTTAACATCTGACCTAACACCTGATGTCCCAA GTGAAGCAGAGAGGATTAGGGCGTGCAGAGGTCGCGTTCACGCAATGAAAGCAGAACCGTCCAGCCAAAGGGTGTGGCTGCCCAACCAAGACATACCAGGATTAGCCATGTCAAGAGCTTTTGGAGATTTCAGACTCAAAGACTACGGTGTTATTGCGGTTCCAGAGGTCTCTCACCACCGAATAACTTCTAAAGACCGATTCCTTGTACTCGCTTCAGATGGG GTCTGGGATATGCTTACCAATGATGAAGTTGTATCACTAATATGGAATTCCGGGAAAACCCAAGATATGGCCGCTAAACTTGTTGCAGAGGTGGCCGAAGCTACTTGGAAGAAGAAGCTTAAATCTAAGAAGATTGATGATATTACAGTAATATGTCTTTTCTTACAGAACAAGGAACAACCAAGTTGCACTGCGGACGTGTGA
- the LOC117126194 gene encoding ferrochelatase-1, chloroplastic/mitochondrial: MEATALSSGLRPLPNPNGYRLSRSCSQRKSLPLARFHSKETPFKKPQGLSFKTNVFEQAHHPVAGDLSYDDTTRSSVAEDKIGVLLLNLGGPETLNDVQPFLYNLFADPDIIRLPRPFQFLQGAIAKFISVVRAPKSKEGYAAIGGGSPLRKITDEQADAIRLALQAKNVSADVYVGMRYWFPFTEEAVQQIKKDKITRLVVLPLYPQYSISTTGSSVRVLQDLFRKDPYLARVPVAIIESWYQRRGYVNSMADLMQKELQTFSDPKEVMVFFSAHGVPVSYVENSGDPYQKQMEECIDLIMEELKSRGVQNNHILAYQSRVGPVQWLKPYTDEVLVDLGKNGVKSLLAVPVSFVSEHIETLEEIDMEYRELALESGIENWGRVPALGLTPSFITDLADAVIESLPSAEAMVNPSAGVSEDSESSDAFGYIMKMFFGSVLAFLLLLSPKMFHAFRNHLI, from the exons ATGGAAGCGACGGCGTTATCATCTGGGCTTCGTCCTCTTCCCAACCCTAACGGTTACAGACTCTCAAG GTCATGTTCTCAGAGAAAGTCTCTGCCTTTAGCTCGATTCCATTCAAAGGAGACACCTTTCAAAAAACCTCAAGGGTTGAGTTTCAAGACGAACGTGTTCGAGCAAGCGCATCATCCTGTAGCTGGAGACCTCTCTTACGATGACACTACACGTTCTAGTGTTGCTGAGGATAAGATCGGTGTCTTGCTTTTGAACCTAGGTGGGCCTGAGACGCTTAACGACGTGCAGCCTTTCTTGTATAATCTGTTTGCAGACCCG GATATTATACGGCTTCCTAGACCGTTTCAGTTTCTCCAAGGGGCTATAGCCAAGTTCATATCTGTGGTTCGCGCTCCTAAGTCGAAAGAAGGGTATGCTGCTATTGGCGGGGGATCTCCTTTGCGTAAGATTACTGATGAGCAGGCTGATGCCATTCGTTTGGCGTTGCAAGCTAAGAACGTTTCTGCTGATGTCTATGTTGGGATGCGGTATTGGTTTCCCTTCACTGAGGAGGCTGTTCAGCAG ATTAAGAAGGATAAGATTACAAGACTTGTTGTACTACCGTTGTACCCTCAGTATTCTATCTCCACGACTGGCTCAAGCGTCCGCGTTCTCCAAGACTTATTCAG GAAAGATCCATATCTAGCTAGAGTGCCTGTTGCTATTATAGAGTCCTGGTACCAGAGAAGAGGCTATGTCAATTCCATGGCTGACCTCATGCAGAAGGAGCTTCAAACTTTCTCTGATCCTAAGGAG GTTATGGTGTTCTTCAGTGCCCATGGTGTTCCAGTTAGCTATGTAGAGAACTCTGGAGATCCATACCAGAAACAGATGGAAGAGTGCATTGACTTGATAATGGAAGAGCTCAAATCCAGAGGGGTTCAAAACAACCATATATTGGCGTACCAG AGTCGTGTTGGGCCTGTTCAATGGCTGAAGCCATACACTGATGAGGTTCTTGTCGACCTTGGTAAGAATGGTGTCAAGAGTCTACTAGCCGTTCCAGTCAG TTTTGTGAGTGAGCACATTGAGACGCTTGAAGAGATAGACATGGAGTACAGGGAGCTAGCTTTGGAGTCAGGGATAGAGAACTGGGGGCGTGTTCCGGCCCTAGGTCTGACGCCATCCTTCATCACAGACCTGGCTGATGCAGTGATAGAGTCGCTTCCTTCAGCAGAAGCTATGGTGAACCCAAGTGCGGGTGTCTCAGAAGATAGCGAGTCATCAGACGCTTTCGGTTACATAATGAAGATGTTCTTCGGCTCGGTTCTAGCCTTCCTACTGCTTCTCTCTCCAAAGATGTTCCATGCATTCCGCAACCATCTTATCTAA
- the LOC103874443 gene encoding histone deacetylase 2 has translation MSSFSMETHPEALRRERILSSKLYFNVPESKVSIIYSSAYDISFMGIEKLHPFDSTKWRRVCKFLVSDGFLEEKSIVEPLEASNSDLLVVHSLNYLNSLKSSATVARITEVPPVAFFPNFLVQQKVLSPFRKQVGGTILAAKLAVERGWAINVGGGFHHCTAERGGGFCAFADISLCIHFAFLRLSISRVMIIDLDAHQGNGHETDLGDDSRVYILDMYNPEIYPYDYSARRFIDQKVEVMSGTSTDEYLRKLDKALEVAFRNFQPEMVVYNAGTDILDGDPLGLLKISPDGITSRDEKVFRVAREREVPVVMLTSGGYMKSNARVIADSIENLSRQGLIKTQLDSAST, from the exons ATGTCATCGTTCTCGATGGAGACTCACCCGGAAGCTCTCAGGCGAGAACGAATCCTTTCCAGCAAACTCTACTTCAACGTCCCCGAATCAAAGGTTTCGATCATCTATTCATCAGCATACGACATCTCCTTCATGGGGATTGAGAAGTT GCATCCGTTTGATTCAACCAAGTGGCGTCGAGTTTGTAAGTTCCTTGTTTCTGATGGGTTCTTGGAGGAGAAATCAATCGTTGAGCCTCTAGAAGCTTCCAACAGTGATCTTCTAGTG GTACATTCGTTGAACTACTTAAACAGTTTGAAAAGCAGTGCAACTGTCGCTAGGATAACCGAG GTTCCACCAGTTGCTTTCTTCCCAAACTTTCTTGTGCAGCAGAAGGTTCTAAGCCCATTCCGAAAGCAGGTTGGTGGGACGATTCTAGCAGCTAAACTTGCAGTGGAACGTGGATGGGCAATAAACGTAGGAGGAGGTTTTCATCATTGTACTGCTGAAAGAGGAGGCGGGTTTTGTGCTTTTGCTGATATCTCTCTTTGTATTCACTTTGCTTTTCTTCGTCTAAGCATCTCCCG GGTTATGATAATAGATCTTGATGCTCATCAAGGGAATGGCCATGAAACAGATCTTGGCGATGATA GTCGTGTTTACATTCTGGATATGTATAATCCTGAGATATACCCTTAC GATTATAGTGCTAGAAGATTTATCGATCAGAAGGTTGAAGTGATG AGCGGGACCAGCACTGATGAGTATTTGAGGAAACTAGATAAAGCGCTTGAG GTTGCTTTCCGAAACTTCCAACCAGAGATGGTAGTTTACAATGCTGGAACCGATATCTTAGACGGAGACCCTCTGGGGCTTCTAAAG ATAAGCCCTGATGGTATAACAAGCAGAGACGAGAAAGTCTTCAGAgttgcaagggagagagagGTTCCTGTTGTGATGCTGACTTCAG GCGGGTACATGAAGTCCAACGCCAGAGTTATTGCGGATTCCATAGAGAATCTCTCACGTCAAGGGTTAATCAAGACACAACTGGACTCAGCTTCCACGTGA
- the LOC103874445 gene encoding S-protein homolog 13, which translates to MGRNQGWCLFVAAAVVAALLPAPTMAGRLELKNEISGVTGVRKLKLAVRCWSNEDDLGWDTLKPMQSRVWKFTTMNMWPFQKTEFRCQFRSGFGTTSQDVVTVFSVQSGFRKECGDGGDECIWVAKRDGFYQRRIVRDENGRKSFVDILKSKWVWKW; encoded by the coding sequence ATGGGGAGAAACCAAGGCTGGTGCTTGTTTGTGGCGGCGGCTGTGGTCGCAGCATTGTTACCAGCACCAACCATGGCGGGTCGTCTAGAGCTAAAGAACGAAATCTCGGGGGTGACTGGTGTCCGGAAATTGAAGCTGGCCGTGCGGTGCTGGTCGAACGAGGACGACCTAGGGTGGGATACGCTAAAGCCAATGCAATCACGGGTATGGAAGTTCACGACAATGAACATGTGGCCTTTCCAGAAAACCGAGTTCCGGTGCCAGTTTCGTAGCGGGTTTGGAACAACGAGCCAAGACGTGGTGACAGTGTTCTCTGTCCAAAGCGGGTTCCGGAAAGAGTGTGGAGATGGAGGAGACGAGTGCATTTGGGTGGCGAAGAGAGATGGTTTCTATCAGAGAAGGATCGTAAGGGATGAGAATGGTCGTAAGAGCTTTGTTGATATACTCAAAAGCAAATGGGTTTGGAAATGGTGA
- the LOC108872240 gene encoding uncharacterized protein LOC108872240, whose product MVLFRRKHSRSINVHSWPPSNLTGRCAYSGEDNSSTTFVFYPSSGSISSIFDNHLPLSTACFAWSGVDEQASEGWVMPIKSIIKISGGFTEIYVSNVMYLSCLKNLPVNLPGLFLSPSPFSSEEKTLPPFPLPLERDDSSASLPSVCFSFFIGLLSCGAVSTGPEDATKITLVILVDEVWTSTSHYVTIPQLSDIVVKASPTHSSIVSNSLSSSIEDLSCLVYLSVAFSVYGQKRMDNSLFLLYGRILN is encoded by the exons ATGGTGTTGTTTAGGAGAAAA CATAGTAGATCTATCAATGTTCATTCTTGGCCTCCGTCAAATCTCACCGGTCGGTGTGCTTACTCCGGTGAGGATAACTCCTCAACGACGTTTGTCTTTTATCCATCCAGCGGCAGCATCTCCTCCATCTTCGACAACCACCTTCCCCTCTCCACTGCTTGTTTTGCTTGGTCGGGTGTTGACGAACAAGCTTCAGAAGGTTGGGTCATGCCCATTAAGAG tattattaaaatttcagGTGGGTTCACTGAGATCTATGTTTCAAACGTCATGTATCTTTCTTGTTTGAAGAATTTACCGGTCAATCTACCTGGACTGTTTCTATCTCCATCACCCTTCTCTTCAGAGGAGAAAACCTTACCACCATTTCCTCTTCCATTGGAAAGAGATGATTCCTCGGCCTCGTTGCCGAGTGTTTGTTTCAGTTTCTTCATCGGTTTGCTATCTTGCGGAGCGGTCTCCACGGGACCAGAAGATGCAACCAAGATTACTTTGGTAATTCTCGTAGATGAAGTCTGGACCTCAACGTCACATTATGTGACTATTCCTCAGCTGTCCGACATTGTCGTGAAAGCTTCCCCGACGCATTCAAGCATCGTCTCGAATTCGCTGTCATCTTCGATTGAAGACCTATCTTGCTTAGTTTATTTATCTGTTGCATTTTCTGTTTATGGTCAAAAGAGGATGGATAATTCCCTCTTTCTATTGTATGGAAGAATTTTAAATTGA
- the LOC103874446 gene encoding S-protein homolog 12, with the protein MGSKKIPQTLNGHFSLVLIITIMMVTHSHGFQLEIRNELSGRYRRLVYKCWSRDNDLGWREDWPDQQKNWSFAMSLFHTFFHCNFHTGYGRVDKQLVVSWEMKEQCGDRDKCTWVVKKDGLYLRQWKTKFFSNKYGNERWNEYVQHDVLQEAWS; encoded by the coding sequence ATGGGGTCAAAAAAGATTCCCCAAACCCTCAACGGGCACTTTTCTCTTGTACTTATCATCACCATAATGATGGTGACTCACTCCCATGGATTTCAACTGGAGATCAGGAACGAGCTCTCGGGTCGGTACAGGAGGCTTGTGTACAAATGCTGGTCCCGCGACAACGATCTAGGGTGGCGAGAAGACTGGCCAGATCAACAGAAGAACTGGTCCTTCGCTATGTCGCTATTCCACACCTTTTTTCACTGCAACTTCCATACAGGATACGGACGTGTGGACAAGCAGCTAGTTGTATCGTGGGAGATGAAAGAGCAGTGTGGGGACAGGGACAAATGCACTTGGGTCGTTAAGAAGGATGGGCTCTACTTGAGACAGTGGAAGACCAAATTTTTTAGTAACAAGTATGGTAACGAGAGGTGGAATGAGTATGTTCAACATGATGTCCTCCAGGAAGCTTGGAGCTAA
- the LOC103874447 gene encoding extensin, translating into MVSLNLSFALVFILAILFTFAEANYSRKLLQTPTNYQPAYSPPSPTPVYSPPVNPPPPTPVTYPPPTPAYPPPVALPPPAPINSPPPPAPIIPPLKANPSPQAYRAFYYRKSPPPPSGKPWWWLL; encoded by the coding sequence ATGGTGTCTCTAAATCTTTCTTTCGCCTTAGTATTTATCTTGGCAATCTTATTCACATTTGCTGAAGCCAACTACAGCAGAAAACTCCTGCAAACTCCCACTAACTACCAGCCAGCATATTCTCCTCCATCTCCTACTCCGGTTTATTCTCCCCCAGTtaatcctcctcctcctactcCGGTTACTTATCCTCCTCCTACTCCGGCTTACCCCCCTCCTGTTGCTCTTCCTCCTCCAGCTCCAATaaattctcctcctcctcccgcTCCTATCATTCCACCTTTGAAAGCTAATCCTTCTCCTCAAGCTTACAGAGCCTTTTACTACAGAaagtctcctcctcctccctccGGCAAACCTTGGTGGTGGTTGTTATGA
- the LOC103874817 gene encoding uncharacterized protein LOC103874817, with protein sequence MRGDYSIAKNGIVWCFVLQVIIFYVESIEVGDVSFTIAMKNEMYGLKRPSVVYRCKSSEKSLRWHSSRPKTQFSWDFDVPPFGNGVVIHICHFLSSQGTAHVEIKTLSMTSMLCGGHVCKYVIKPNGIYFVGFETYYPHNILLRFMELVRPVEKLVEPWKAWSPRQLKALRAERNRTMSSDDKDYDDDDKEKDD encoded by the coding sequence atgagAGGAGACTATAGCATTGCCAAGAACGGTATAGTCTGGTGCTTTGTGTTGCAAGTCATCATATTCTATGTAGAATCGATAGAAGTTGGAGATGTGAGTTTCACGATAGCGATGAAAAACGAAATGTACGGCTTAAAACGTCCATCAGTTGTCTACCGGTGTAAGTCATCTGAAAAATCCCTCCGGTGGCACAGCTCGCGTCCCAAAACGCAATTTTCATGGGATTTTGATGTACCGCCGTTTGGAAACGGCGTGGTGATTCACATATGCCATTTCCTGTCAAGCCAAGGGACAGCGCATGTCGAGATCAAGACGTTGTCGATGACATCTATGTTGTGCGGAGGACATGTGTGTAAATACGTCATCAAGCCGAACGGTATATATTTCGTTGGTTTTGAGACGTACTATCCGCACAACATTTTGTTAAGGTTTATGGAGTTGGTAAGGCCTGTTGAAAAGCTTGTCGAGCCATGGAAGGCGTGGTCTCCGAGGCAGTTAAAAGCTTTGAGAGCGGAACGCAATCGCACCATGTCAAGCGATGACAAAGATTATGATGATGACGACAAGGAAAAGGACGATTAG